In Zingiber officinale cultivar Zhangliang chromosome 6A, Zo_v1.1, whole genome shotgun sequence, a single genomic region encodes these proteins:
- the LOC121993960 gene encoding senescence-specific cysteine protease SAG39-like, with product MGRIPAAAFTVKQCLVLAALFAVISSTAWGRKLSYPESMSMAERHERWMAQHGRVYRDDAEKQRRFDIFKSNVELIDSFNAAGKHKYSLGINQFADMTNEEFKSSYTGFKNMIVAKPIRKGGFMYENVSATPKSVDWRTKGAVTPIKDQGQCGCCWAFSAVAAMEGITKLTAGKLISLSEQQLVDCDVHGEDQGCNGGLMDNAFEFIINNGGLATETKYPYQATDGTCSKQNSSPSAAAISGYEDVPADDEVALRKAVAHQPVSVAIEASGSAFQFYNGGVFTGECGTDLDHGVTAVGYGATSDGSKYWLVKNSWGADWGENGYIRMERDVDAKEGLCGIAMQASYPTA from the exons ATGGGTAGAATTCCGGCCGCCGCCTTCACCGTGAAGCAATGCCTCGTCTTGGCGGCCTTGTTCGCTGTAATATCAAGCACCGCTTGGGGGCGCAAGCTAAGTTATCCAGAGAGCATGTCCATGGCAGAGAGGCACGAGCGGTGGATGGCGCAGCACGGGCGCGTCTACCGCGATGACGCAGAGAAGCAGCGCCGCTTCGACATCTTCAAGTCCAACGTCGAGCTCATCGACTCGTTCAACGCCGCCGGCAAGCACAAGTACTCGCTGGGCATCAACCAGTTCGCCGACATGACCAACGAGGAGTTCAAATCTTCCTACACTGGCTTCAAGAATATGATCGTGGCGAAGCCGATCAGGAAGGGAGGATTCATGTACGAGAACGTGTCCGCGACGCCGAAGAGCGTCGACTGGAGGACCAAAGGAGCAGTCACTCCCATCAAAGATCAAGGGCAGTGTG GATGTTGCTGGGCGTTCTCGGCAGTGGCGGCGATGGAGGGCATCACCAAGCTCACCGCTGGCAAGTTGATCTCTCTCTCCGAGCAGCAGCTGGTGGACTGCGACGTCCACGGCGAGGACCAAGGCTGCAACGGCGGCCTCATGGACAACGCGTTCGAGTTCATCATCAACAACGGCGGCCTCGCCACCGAGACCAAGTACCCTTACCAGGCCACCGACGGCACCTGCAGCAAGCAGAATTCCTCCCCCTCCGCCGCCGCCATCAGTGGTTACGAGGACGTGCCTGCCGACGATGAGGTGGCGCTGCGCAAGGCCGTGGCCCACCAGCCGGTGTCGGTGGCGATAGAGGCCAGCGGATCGGCCTTCCAGTTCTACAACGGCGGCGTCTTCACGGGGGAATGTGGAACTGATCTCGACCACGGCGTCACAGCGGTGGGCTACGGCGCGACGAGCGATGGCAGCAAGTACTGGCTGGTGAAGAATTCTTGGGGTGCCGATTGGGGGGAGAACGGCTACATAAGGATGGAAAGGGACGTGGATGCTAAGGAAGGGCTGTGTGGTATCGCCATGCAAGCTTCCTACCCAACTGCTTGA